The Candidatus Krumholzibacteriota bacterium genome contains a region encoding:
- the efp gene encoding elongation factor P: protein MADTSNFRNGLIMRIDNQLYAIVEFQHVKPGKGGAFVRTKLKKIPEGAVVDKTFRAGEKIEEVRVDRNTYQFLYNSDELYYMMDTETYEQIPLAAELVKDITPYLKENMEVSVLMDGTIPLSVELPTFVELAVAETEPGLRGDTAQGGSKPARLETGATVSVPLFIEIGDILKIDTRTGRYIERV from the coding sequence TTGGCTGATACCAGTAACTTCAGGAACGGCCTTATAATGAGGATTGACAACCAGCTGTACGCGATTGTCGAATTTCAACACGTAAAACCGGGAAAAGGCGGAGCCTTTGTAAGGACCAAACTGAAAAAGATACCTGAAGGAGCGGTCGTCGACAAGACCTTCAGGGCGGGGGAAAAGATCGAGGAAGTAAGGGTGGACAGGAACACTTATCAGTTCCTTTACAACTCCGATGAGCTTTATTACATGATGGATACGGAAACTTACGAACAGATTCCCCTTGCCGCCGAACTTGTCAAAGATATAACTCCATACCTTAAAGAGAATATGGAAGTATCTGTCCTTATGGACGGAACGATACCATTGTCGGTCGAATTGCCAACATTCGTCGAACTTGCCGTCGCGGAGACTGAACCGGGGCTCAGGGGGGATACAGCCCAGGGAGGATCGAAACCTGCCAGGCTGGAGACGGGAGCCACGGTAAGTGTTCCGTTATTCATCGAGATCGGTGATATATTGAAAATCGATACCAGGACTGGTCGTTATATCGAGCGGGTATAG
- the accB gene encoding acetyl-CoA carboxylase biotin carboxyl carrier protein, whose product MIFDRISKLIDIMNSEGLDEIEVRKFFTSIRLVKNRASLTGGEEEGIIEPARIEFKPQPIPDEAGENRTEDLPAEPQVEKAAENIDIPSGPSDEKGDGFEQIVSPMVGTFYQASGPEKEPFVEIGSVVEAGQVVCIIEAMKLMNEIESDRNGIVRKILVKDSQPVEFGQPLFLIEPA is encoded by the coding sequence ATGATATTCGACAGGATATCAAAACTTATAGATATCATGAACTCGGAGGGTCTCGACGAGATCGAGGTCAGGAAGTTCTTCACTTCGATCAGACTGGTGAAGAACCGCGCCTCCCTGACCGGCGGTGAGGAAGAGGGCATCATCGAGCCGGCGAGGATCGAATTCAAGCCGCAACCAATCCCCGATGAAGCGGGGGAGAACAGAACAGAGGATCTTCCCGCTGAACCTCAAGTGGAAAAAGCTGCTGAAAATATTGATATTCCGTCAGGACCCTCCGATGAGAAGGGTGATGGCTTCGAACAGATCGTATCACCGATGGTAGGCACCTTTTACCAGGCATCCGGACCGGAGAAAGAGCCATTCGTGGAGATCGGTTCGGTCGTTGAGGCTGGGCAGGTCGTCTGTATAATCGAAGCCATGAAACTGATGAATGAGATCGAATCGGACAGGAACGGGATTGTCCGCAAGATCCTCGTGAAGGATTCCCAGCCCGTCGAGTTCGGGCAACCTCTTTTTCTTATCGAACCGGCGTGA